AAGGACAGGGGTACGGTCCGCCTAGGTGCGGGTGCTGGAGGCCCTCGACCGGGTGGGCGGTGCCGGTGAACGGGCCGCGGCCGAGGTGCTGGCCGGGTGGCGGAACGACCGGAGCCGGCCCGGTCTCGGCGGGACCGGGCCGGCCACGGCCCTGGGTGCTACCCGGGCCGACCCGGTCACGGAGGACCGGGCCGGCGCGGGCGCCCCGGTCAGGGGTAGGTGGTCAGGTACACCTGCTGGTTGGCCGCGTTCGCGGTGCCACCGGCATTGTTGATCACCCGGTTGATGGTGCCGACGCCACCGAGCGAGACGGTGACCATGTTGGTGAAGCGCACGTTCGGGTTGTTGGGCACCTCGAAGGCCCGCTCCTCCACGACGGCGGGGTTCACGTTGAAGTAGCTGTAGCTGCCCAGCCCCCACGCCTGGTGGCTGGTCACCGAATCGGCGACCTTGTACGCGGCGTAGCCCCGGGTCGACCCGTTCATCCAGGCCGCCTGGTTGGGCGGGTCGTACGGCAGCTCGTTCTGGTAGAAGTACGTCCGGCCGCCGTTGCCGTTCCAGATGGTCTGGTACTTCTGGTAGTGCTCGACGAAGAGGCCGTACATGGTGACGTTGTCGCCGTTGACCGTGAGCCCGGTGTCGGCCGTGTTCAGCGTCCACCCGGTGGGTACGCCGCTGGCGGCGTGGTCGGCCCTCCACAGCCACATGTGGTCACCGATCACGTTGTCGCTGTTGACGGTCAACGTGTTGGTGGCCTTGCCGACGTGTGGGCCGCCGATGCGGAAGAACACGTCGTGCAGCGAGGTCGGGTTGCTGGCGTGGCTCGCGGACGAGCCGGACGGCCCGACCTCCATCAGCACCGGCGAGTTCGTCGTGCCGGCCTCGAACATCAGGCCGGCCACCTTGACGCCGTCCACATCGGCCACCCGCATCCCCACGCTGCCGTTGTCGGCCTGGATGGTGGCCAGACCGAGGCCGAGGACGACAGTGTCGGCGCGGTTGACCTGGATCGGTTCGGTGACGTGGTGCACGCCCGGGGTGAAGAGCAGGTGCCGGCCCTGGGCGAGGGCTGCGTTGATGGTGGCCGCGCTGGTGCCCGGCTGGACGACGTAGAACTGCGACAGCGAGATGGACGAGCCGGCCGGGGTCTTGTTGTACCAGCTGGTGCCGGTCGAGTTGGTGCGCAGTGCCGGCACGAAGACCCGGTACTCACCGGTGCCGTCGACGTAGAGGAACGGCTTCTCCCGCACCTGCGGGGTCTGGCCGATGACGGTGTGCGACGGGTTGGGGAAGCTCGGCGCGGGAGCGCCGTTGACGCCCTGGAAGACCATGTTCCACACCGAGCCGGTCCAGCCGTTGCCGAACTCGCTGTTGCGCGAGTACCACTGCTGCTGCGAGCCGGAGACGACCAGGCCGTCGACGCGGGTGTCGGCCATCAGGCCGCCGCTGGACCAGCCGTCTCCGCCGTTCCAGAGCTGGATCTGGTTCTGCGCGCCGCGCAGGTGCATCCGCCGGTAGGGCGCCGCCTGGGACACCGCCCAGCGCTCCACGGTCTGCCCGGCGGGCAGGGTGACCGACAGGTTCTCGGCGGCCCGCCAGAAGTTCTGGGTGGCGTTGCCGCCGAACCAGAACGCCTCGGTGCGCACGTGACCGTTGAGGTTGACGTCGTCCGGGCTCATGCCGAGGCCGGCGACCTGGGTAAAGAAGCCGAGGTTGACGTCGGCGGTGTAGGTGCCGGGCTTGAACAGCACCGCGTAGCGCTGCGGGCCGAACTGGTTGGTCTCCTGCTGGGTGAAGAGGGTGTTCAGTCGACTCTGGATCGTCGACGTCGGGGTGCTCGGGTCGAAGACGAACGTGTTCGGCCCGAGGTTCGGGTTGCGCGGGTCGGTCGTGTCGACCGGTGGCTCGCTGGTCCCGCCGCCGGTGGTGTTCACCGCCAGCTCCCACAGTGAGTAGCCGTACGCGGTGCCTCGGGCGGTGCCGTACATCCGCAGGTACCGGCCGCTGCCGCTGACGGTCAGCGACTGCGTGCCGCCGGTGCCCGTGGTGGTCGAGTAGATGGTGGTCCAGGTGGCACCGTCGGCCGAGGTCTGCAGCTGGAACGCCCGGGCGTACGCGGCCTCCCAGGTGAGCACCACCCGGCAGATCGTGCGGGTGCTGCCCAGGTCGACGCGCAGCCACTGCGGGTCGCTGGCGGCGCTGGCCCACCGGGTTCCGGTGTTGCCATCGACCGCGGCGGACGCCGCGAGGCCGGCGTCCTGCGTGGACGAGGCGGTCGCCGGGCTGCCCTGCGCGACGTTCGTGCTGCCGCAGGTGGGCGTGCTGCCACCGGTCTCGCCGTAGACCTGGAACTCCCAGAGCGAGTAGCCGTAGCCGGTGCCCCGGGCGGTTCCGTTCATCCGCACGTAGCGGCCGGCGCCGGTGACGGTGAGGTTCTGGGTGCCGCCGGTGCCGGTGGTGGTCGAGTAGATCGTTGTCCAGGTGGCGCCGTCGTCGGAGGTCTGGAGCTGGAAGGCGCGTCCGTAGGCGCCCTCCCAGAGCAGGTTCACCTGGCTGATGGTTGCCCGGGCGCCCAGGTCGACCTGGAGCCACTGCGGGTCGCTGAACGCGCTGGCCCAGCGGGTGCCGGTGTTGCCGTCGACCGCAGCGGAGGCCGGGGTGCCGGCGTTCTCGGTGGACGACGCGGTGGCGGGGCGGCCCTGGGAGAGCAGGGTGGGTGCGGCCTGCGCGGGTGTGGTCGCACCCGCCGGGGTGAGCGCCGCGACCAGGGCCACGGTAAGCCCGACGATCAGGTGCCGGACGGCCCGTCGGGGACGCGGGCGTGCGGATATTGCACGAGATGTCATGACATCGCCTGTCGATAGGGGGTTACGGATGCCGGACGGGTGGGATCGGGTTGGGCCCCGTGGCGCCGTGGGTGGTGCCAGCGATGGGCGGCGCCGCGGACCGGAGAGCGCTCTCGAGTGAGTGTTGCGGCGAGATTGCGACGGCGTCAAGACATCGATCTATAACACCGTTATTTATCCCGAGCCTCGGGTTTTGTGTAATTTGCCGTCGCCGGCGCCGTCGTTCCGGCTCAGCGGCGGATGCCGCCCTCGGTGAGGAAGCGGGCGATCGGCAGGGTGGCGGCGCCCAGCGCCACGGCGTCCACGCCGAGCCGGCACAACTCGATCGACGCCTGCTCGTACGGCTGGCGCAGCGCCTGCCGGCCGGCGGCCTCCCGGACGGCCGGCAGCAGGTCGCCCAGCGCCATCGCCGCCCATCCGCCGAGCACCACCCGCTCCGGGTTGAACAGGTTGATCAGGTTGGCCACCCCGGCACCGAGGTAGCCGGCGGTGTCGTCCAGCACCCGCCGGGCGGTGGCCGAGGTCTCGGCGGCGGCGACCAGCGCGGCGATCTGGGACTCCTCGTCCTCGCCGGGCACCGGTCGACCCCGACGCGCCTCCCGATAGCGGTCGATGATCGCCTCGGCGCCCACGTACGCCTCCAGGCAGCCGCGCGCGCCGCACCGGCAGGCCCGGCCGCCGTACACGAGGGTGGTGTGCCCCCACTCCCCCGCGCTGCTGGACGCACCCCGGTAGGTGGCGCCGTTGGTCACCACCGACGCGCCGACCCCGGAGCCGACAAGCGCGAAGACGGCGTGCCGGGCGCCCCGGCCGGCGCCGAACCACATCTCGGCCTGGCCGAGGGTCTTGGCGCCGTTGTCGATGTGCAGCGGCAGATTGGTGCCGGCGCCGATCAGACGCTCCAGCGGCACCCGGTCCCAGCCGAGGGCCTGGGCGTGCACGACCGCCTCGGCGCCCTGCTCGACCACGCCCGAGACGCCGATGCCGACGCCGAGCACGTCGCCGGGGGCCACCTGCGCCTGGGCGGTCACCGCGTCGATGCCGGCCACCACGTGCCCGGCCACCAGGTCCGGCTCGGTCCGGGCCGGGTCGAGCGGGTACTCGATGCTGGCCAGCAGGGTCATCGCGAAGTCGAACAGCTCCACCCGGACCCGGGTCTCGCCGACGTCCACGCCGACCAGGAAGGCGAACCGGGGTGCGATCCGCAGCAGCATGCTGGGCCGACCGCCGTCGGACTCGGCGGCGCCGGCCTCGGCGACCAGCCCCTCGTCGATCATGTCGGCCACCACGTTGCTGACCGCCGGCTGACTCAGGCCCGTGCTGCGCACCAGGTCCTGCCGGGTGAGCGGGCCGTCGAGGAAGAGCTTGGTCAGCAGGGCAGACCGGTTGCGCAGCCGCACACTGCGGTTGGTGGCACGCGCCAGCTCCACTCGTCACCTCGTTTCCCGTCGGCCGTTCGAGGCGACTGTAACCGCCTCGTGCTTGACGACCCACCGGCCAGCAACTTTAATGACGACATAATTTAAGCCGTGATGTAACTCCCGGGAAACGCCGACGGACCCCGACGGCGCACCCCCGAACCCTGTCCGCAGCCGGCCCCCGTCGCCCGACCCCTATCGGTGACGAAGGTCGGCGGACCCCCACCACGCACCGGAAGGGCTGACCCGTGTCGAGACGACACCTCGGGATATTCACCGCCGCCGTACTGGCCGCCGCCTCACTGACCGCCTGCGGTGGCTCCGGCGACGACTCCGCCGCATCACCCAAGACCCTCACCTACTGGGCCAGCAACCAGGGCGCCAGCCTGGAGGCCGACAAGACGATCCTCCAGCCCGAGCTGGACAAGTTCGAGAAGCAGACCGGGATCAAGGTCACCGTCGAGGTGGTCCCGTGGTCGGACCTGCTCAACCGCCTGCTCGCGGCCGCCGCCTCCGGCAAGGGCCCGGACGTGGTCAACATCGGCAACACCTGGTCGGCCTCGTTGCAGGCCACCGGCGCGTTGGTCGAGTTCGACGACGCCGCGCTGCAGGCCGTCGGCGGCAAGGACCGGATCGTGCCGGCCGCGCTCGCCGCCGCGGGCGCCCCCGGCAAGCCGCCGGCCGCCGTGCCGCTCTACAGCATGGCGTACAGCCTGTACTACAACAAGAAGTCGTTCGCCGACGCCGGCATCACCGCACCGCCGACCACGTGGGAGCAGCTCGCCGAGTACGGCAAGAAGCTGAGCACCGGCGGCAAGTGGGGCCTGGCGATCGAGGGGGCCAACCCGTCGGAGAACGCCCACCACGCGTTCACCTTCAGCCAGCAGTACGGCGGTGAGTGGTTCGACTCGGCCGGCAAGCCGACCTTCGACACCCCGCAGAACGTCTCGGCGATCAAGCGCTACATCGACTTCATGGCCGCCGACAAGATCACCAACCCGAGCAACGCCGAGTACGCGCAGAACCAGTCGGTCTCCGACTTCGCCAACGGCAAGGCCGCCATGCTGCTGTGGCAGTCCGCGGGCTCGAACCTGAAGACGCAGAACATGCCGGCCGACGCGTACGGGGTGGCCCCCGTGCCGTTCCTGGCCAGCCCGCCGCCCGGCGGCAAGAAGGTCAACAGCATGGTCGCCGGGATCAACATGGCGGTCTTCAAGCACACCAAGAACAAGGACGGCGCGCTGAGCTTCGTCAAGTTCATGACCAGCGACGAGGAGCAGACGCTCCTCAACAAGACGTACGGCTCGCTGCCGGCGGTGAAGACCGCGGGCTCCGACCCGGCGTTCAGCGCCACGGAGCAGAAGACCATCCAGGAGACCCTGGTCACCACCGCGGCCCCGCTCCCGCAGGTGCCGGAGGAGAGCACCTTCGAGACCCTGGTCGGCACCGCGATGAAGGAGCTGTTCGCGGACGCGGCCAGCGGCAAGCCGGTCACCGAGGCGTCGGTGAAGGCGAAGCTGACCGACGCGCAGCAGAAGATGCGCTGACCCAGGCGTCACCGGTGGCCGTGGTCGGGCGCTGAGCCCGGCCACGGCCACCGCCTCCGAGAGGACCCCGATGGCAACCAGCACCACCGCGCCGGACGCCGACCGGCGCGAACCCCGGGCCGGGTCACCGGCCCGGAGGCCGGCCCGCCGGCCCCGCGGCCCCCGCCGCTCACTCCTGCCGTACCTGCTGCTCGCACCGGCCATCGTGCTGGAACTCGCCATCCACGTCATCCCGATGGTGGTCGGCGTCTGGATGAGCATGCTGGAGCTGACCCAGTTCCACATTCGCGACTGGTCCACCGCACCCTTCATCGGGTTCGAGAACTACCGGGCGACGCTCGACCTGAACAGCGCCGCCGGCAAGGAACTGCTGCACTCGTTCTGGGTCACCCTGGCCTACAGCGTGCTCTCGGTCGGGTTCGCCTGGCTGCTCGGCATCTCGGCGGCCGTCGTGCTGCAACGGCCCTTTCGGGGGCGGGCGATCCTGCGTGCGCTGTTCCTCACCCCGTACGCCCTGCCGGTCTACGCCGCGGTGATCACCTGGAGCTTCCTGCTGCAGCGCGACACCGGCCTGGTCAACCACGTCCTCGTCGACCAGCTCGGGCTGCTGGGCGAGCGGCCGTTCTGGTTGATCGGCGACAACAGCTTCTGGTCGCTGCTGGTGGTGTCGGTGTGGCGCAACTGGCCGTTCGCGTTCCTCTGCCTGATGGCGGGTCTGCAGAACGTGCCGGGCGAGATGTACGAGGCCGCCGCCATCGACGGCGCCGGGTTCTGGCGCCGGCTGCGCTCGGTCACCCTGCCGATGCTGCGGCCGGTGAACCTCGTACTGCTGCTGGTGTTGTTTCTGTGGACGTTCAACGACTTCAACACCCCGTTCGTGCTCTTCGGCGGCTCCGCGCCGGAGCAGGCCGACCTCATCTCCATCCACATCTACCGCAGCTCCTTCAAGACCTGGGACTTCGGCTCCGGCTCGGCGATGTCCGTGGCGCTGCTGCTGTTCCTGCTGGTCGTCTCGGCCGTGTACCTGCTGATCACCAACCGTCGGAGGGACGACCATGCGTGAGACCGCCGGTGAGCGCTGGGGCCGGCGCATCGTGCTGACCCTGCTCACCCTCTTCGTCGTCATCCCGCTCTACGTGATGGTCACCTCCGCGGCGAAGCCGTTGCAGGACGTGCAGAACGGCTTCACCTGGTGGCCCAGCCGGCCGACGCTGCAACCG
This portion of the Micromonospora zamorensis genome encodes:
- a CDS encoding discoidin domain-containing protein, coding for MTSRAISARPRPRRAVRHLIVGLTVALVAALTPAGATTPAQAAPTLLSQGRPATASSTENAGTPASAAVDGNTGTRWASAFSDPQWLQVDLGARATISQVNLLWEGAYGRAFQLQTSDDGATWTTIYSTTTGTGGTQNLTVTGAGRYVRMNGTARGTGYGYSLWEFQVYGETGGSTPTCGSTNVAQGSPATASSTQDAGLAASAAVDGNTGTRWASAASDPQWLRVDLGSTRTICRVVLTWEAAYARAFQLQTSADGATWTTIYSTTTGTGGTQSLTVSGSGRYLRMYGTARGTAYGYSLWELAVNTTGGGTSEPPVDTTDPRNPNLGPNTFVFDPSTPTSTIQSRLNTLFTQQETNQFGPQRYAVLFKPGTYTADVNLGFFTQVAGLGMSPDDVNLNGHVRTEAFWFGGNATQNFWRAAENLSVTLPAGQTVERWAVSQAAPYRRMHLRGAQNQIQLWNGGDGWSSGGLMADTRVDGLVVSGSQQQWYSRNSEFGNGWTGSVWNMVFQGVNGAPAPSFPNPSHTVIGQTPQVREKPFLYVDGTGEYRVFVPALRTNSTGTSWYNKTPAGSSISLSQFYVVQPGTSAATINAALAQGRHLLFTPGVHHVTEPIQVNRADTVVLGLGLATIQADNGSVGMRVADVDGVKVAGLMFEAGTTNSPVLMEVGPSGSSASHASNPTSLHDVFFRIGGPHVGKATNTLTVNSDNVIGDHMWLWRADHAASGVPTGWTLNTADTGLTVNGDNVTMYGLFVEHYQKYQTIWNGNGGRTYFYQNELPYDPPNQAAWMNGSTRGYAAYKVADSVTSHQAWGLGSYSYFNVNPAVVEERAFEVPNNPNVRFTNMVTVSLGGVGTINRVINNAGGTANAANQQVYLTTYP
- a CDS encoding ROK family transcriptional regulator, translated to MELARATNRSVRLRNRSALLTKLFLDGPLTRQDLVRSTGLSQPAVSNVVADMIDEGLVAEAGAAESDGGRPSMLLRIAPRFAFLVGVDVGETRVRVELFDFAMTLLASIEYPLDPARTEPDLVAGHVVAGIDAVTAQAQVAPGDVLGVGIGVSGVVEQGAEAVVHAQALGWDRVPLERLIGAGTNLPLHIDNGAKTLGQAEMWFGAGRGARHAVFALVGSGVGASVVTNGATYRGASSSAGEWGHTTLVYGGRACRCGARGCLEAYVGAEAIIDRYREARRGRPVPGEDEESQIAALVAAAETSATARRVLDDTAGYLGAGVANLINLFNPERVVLGGWAAMALGDLLPAVREAAGRQALRQPYEQASIELCRLGVDAVALGAATLPIARFLTEGGIRR
- a CDS encoding ABC transporter substrate-binding protein yields the protein MSRRHLGIFTAAVLAAASLTACGGSGDDSAASPKTLTYWASNQGASLEADKTILQPELDKFEKQTGIKVTVEVVPWSDLLNRLLAAAASGKGPDVVNIGNTWSASLQATGALVEFDDAALQAVGGKDRIVPAALAAAGAPGKPPAAVPLYSMAYSLYYNKKSFADAGITAPPTTWEQLAEYGKKLSTGGKWGLAIEGANPSENAHHAFTFSQQYGGEWFDSAGKPTFDTPQNVSAIKRYIDFMAADKITNPSNAEYAQNQSVSDFANGKAAMLLWQSAGSNLKTQNMPADAYGVAPVPFLASPPPGGKKVNSMVAGINMAVFKHTKNKDGALSFVKFMTSDEEQTLLNKTYGSLPAVKTAGSDPAFSATEQKTIQETLVTTAAPLPQVPEESTFETLVGTAMKELFADAASGKPVTEASVKAKLTDAQQKMR
- a CDS encoding carbohydrate ABC transporter permease; the protein is MATSTTAPDADRREPRAGSPARRPARRPRGPRRSLLPYLLLAPAIVLELAIHVIPMVVGVWMSMLELTQFHIRDWSTAPFIGFENYRATLDLNSAAGKELLHSFWVTLAYSVLSVGFAWLLGISAAVVLQRPFRGRAILRALFLTPYALPVYAAVITWSFLLQRDTGLVNHVLVDQLGLLGERPFWLIGDNSFWSLLVVSVWRNWPFAFLCLMAGLQNVPGEMYEAAAIDGAGFWRRLRSVTLPMLRPVNLVLLLVLFLWTFNDFNTPFVLFGGSAPEQADLISIHIYRSSFKTWDFGSGSAMSVALLLFLLVVSAVYLLITNRRRDDHA